The sequence GTCATTACTCCTCGCAAAAACCAGGGCAAAACTGATTTCTTTTGCATAGCCTCACATGAAGCTTACGCTGCGAAAGAGTCTAGTAGAAAATctgcaacataaaaaaatactTGACTTACAATTGCAATAGCAATTTAATTAATAACAAAGAATTAATAAAAATCTGGTTCTCTCTTTAGGCCTACATCTAAAATGTATCTGCTTCAAGCTGTTCATTGTACATCTTCTTGCAATGCAAAAAAACACCTAGAATCACTTTCCATGTTCTGTATTAGCATATCAAGCCATTTcgtgaaaaaatatatacttttacTCCTTATACAATAGTTCAATCCATGTCAACTTTTACTGTTGTTCCACTGGCAGTGGCAGAGACGTGGACGCAGTGGGATAAGGAagtaccagagaatgtctaggtACTCATCAATTCAGGTCTCCATGGAAACATCACGCGGTGTTGATACTTCTTCGGTTGTGCTTTGCAGAAGCTAAACACTTTTGTCTGTTTTgaatacatttttttgtattttcagcCACAATATAAGCCAATATAAACATTAACACTTGGCAAGGTAAGGGATATACACTCCGTATTTGCCTGTCTAACTTAACGTCCTAGATAGCAAGAGAGGCGTATGGAAGGCTAACGTAACGTTTCAAGCAAAGTTAGCTATCGATAGCACGGCTTTACCTAATAGAAGCTAgttgtaacgttaacgtcatgGTTGGGTTATCATTAATGTGTAATTTTAGTGCTTCTAGTTAGTTATATGTCGCTGTTTAACTAACACACAACCTGTCCTTTTTCATTTGAATAGCTACCATGAGTGCCGAAATAGTGAACGGTTTGCTGAATACAGAAGTGATCAATTCAAGCAAGATTCCAGTAGAGCATCTGGATTATGACTATATTCAGAAGTGCACTGATGTCGGGTACCTGGAAAAGATTTTAAAAGTCCTcaggtacagtatgtctgtgttgtGAAGCAAGCTGCTTCGAGTTTTTATTGCTATGCTTCAtctaaataaagaaaataacacGTACTGAGTTCCTCAGAGCTAGtggtagtaggcctacctggtatatGCCTACTTTTCACTATCCtaaattatttaattaaggTCTGGAGAAGAAGGCATTTACCCACATCTCATTGATTTCTGTGAGAAACATGTTGAGAAGCTGAACCCTAGGAGCCGTGCCCTACGAAAAGACAAACCTGCAGCATCAGCTGCATCTCTCCCCAAAGATGAATGGAGCCAGATTTCAGAGGAACTCGAGGTCGTTCTACATGATggatattaaacacacacacacacacacacacacacatacatttgcacCCAATCCCTCTCATGCACAGGTTCACTCACATAGATTTGCACATTTCCCATTAATTCTCAAAATGTTTTGAGACATTGAACCAATGTCAAGAATTGTACGCATATTTCTTACCATCACTTTCCTTTGATACTGTTTATAGATGTTTTTGACaaagaacattgtttgtgtgtgtgtgtgtctgtgtgtgtgtgtgtagtgaataAATGGTTAGGATATGTCAAACATAACGTCACACCACATTGTCACAACTTATTTCCACTTGAAACTCATTTCTCTCATTTCCACTTGAAAAGGTTTTGCACTGGGTACCCTAATGTGTTTCATTGATGTGGATGAAGTGACCCATGTGTGTGCTTTGGACAGAGCTGGGAGACAGAGATGAGGGCGGGTGAGGTGCAGCTCAAACAGCTCCCCTTGTTCGGTGACGAGGAGAATGTGCCACCCATCCGAGGCTCAAACTGCTCTGTTCAGGTGAGCCTTTGTCTTCCGCTATGTTCAGGAGAGCAATGGGGGAGCTAAGGAAATTAGCACATAAAAACAGACCTTAGAGATCACTCTGCAAATGCGAGGTAGTTGTTAGAGGTAGACCCCTCTTTTCTGCTTGTAATGGGCAAATCTCATACTGTTGAACAGAGCACATCTGCTAGCGGtgtaaaaaagaacaaaaacaaggCTCCTTGTCCACGTGACTATAAGGACTGGGACAAGTAAGTCAGACATCTTAaatctctcctcttgtctcaaCACAGATGTTGTGCATATAAAGGTTTATTAACCCATActcattattattactattattttttGCAGATTTGATGTGGAGAAAGAATGTGCTAAAGTTGATGAGGTGGTCACTAATGACTCAGCCCGCACCGTCATCAACCACAGCCATCcaaaaattaaaacaaatctGCACACAAGTGGTGAAATTGAATATCAATTTAACAACTAAATTCTATGATCTATGTTTAAAAGTGTGGTGTATACAAAGTTGTTTCTTACATATTTCAGTGCTGACAGAGCAGGAAAAGGTTGTTTTAGCAAACCGCGAGAAGGACAAGGGCAATGAGGCTTTTAAAACTGGTGACTATGAGGAGGCATTGGCATATTACTCAAGGTTTGTCCAACACTATTGTCAGCATTGTTaatacacatttacataatACATAATTACAGCATACGTGCTGCTGTGAGGTCATGTATGAAGGTATGGAAAAACCCgcacacaaaatggccaccataCCACCACACAATAggattatttattaatttgtttattttaatattttttacTGAGTGATGTCTCAAGCCCACAGGCTCTTCCTCAGACTTCGGATAACAACATTCCTAATTCGAATGATTTGTAACAGATGTCAGATGTCATGGGTTTTGGGACTGTGGATATTTAAGATGGCATTTCTCTGTTGTTATCAGAAGTCTGAGTAAGACCTTATGAGTTAAAACATCACTGAAAAAGAGATCTTATGTGTGcgtctggtgtttgtgtgtaagttttgtttttgtttttcaaactcTTCAATTAGTTATTTTACCACATTGTATCTGTTGTAATGCCCTATCATGCTTTTCAACGTAAAACTGACCATAAAACTAACCAATTCCTAATATCAGTTATCAAATGGGAATGATGAGAAGGGATAGGGCATTATTGATGATGTCCTGTCTGCAGGAGTCTGTCGATATTACCAACAGTCGCTGCATACAACAACCGAGCCCAGGCGGAGATCAAACTGCAGAACTGGCACAAGGCCCTCAGCGACTGCCAGAAGGTCCTGGAGCTGGAGCCAGCCAATGCCAAAGGTAAGCCCAGAAACTTATACTGACCTTGCTAAAGGGTTCAGACTGTTCCCGTCTTAGAATATTAGACGGTTCCCTTCTCAGAATATTTGCTGTTGTCTTGTTGTTTTCATTGTacatcaaatgtgtgtgtaagagaattGTTACAatcaaaaaaatatattgtaaAAGTAAATAACACTTCTAATAGACTGACAATCTAGCATATGTAATAGACATAACAATGTAAGTGCTGTACCTATTATGTAGTAGGTGGACCTGCAGTGTAGTTAGTGGGGCTGATAGCCCTATAGTACTATTGATGGCTCTATAGTGAGATGGCTGTGTGGATGTGCAGGTCTGTTGCGTCGTGCCACTGTGCAGAAGCACCTTGGAAACCTTCAGCTGGCCGTTGATGATGTCAACGCTGTTCTACACATAGAGCCTCATAATGAGATTGCAAAGGTAAACATGTCCTCTTACACGAAAGGCAATCATTCTAAAATTAGTGAAGTTTACATGAGTCTGACATAGACAGGATTTTTATCACCCTTCATAGCCACCAGATGGCAGTAAACCCTCATAACATTTATCCCCATTGTCATAGTTGTCACTGTCACCAAtgtatttaataaaatgtataaCAATGATAAGTCAATTATTCCTCTAGAAACTTCTGAATGAGCTGAGTAAGAAGATGGCTGAAAGAGTTCCTGAGAAGCCAGCTAAGAGACAGAAAATGCTCATAGAAGAAattgaggaggaagaggaggagaaagagcacGAGGCCAGGGGTGAGTGTTTTGGTCTGAGTCAGACCGACTCATGACTGCAGTATTTCCTGTTCAGCTTTCGCGGTTCAGACAGTAACCTCTGCCGCCTTTCTGTGCAGTCTGTGCATGTTTACATGCCTCTGTTAATTCACACTAGCCCAAGGCATCCTCCATTCCACATGCCTCATGAAGCAAGGCTAATGTTTTCAAGATGGAGTTTCATCTTTAAAACAGGAAATGCTGTGATGAGCTTAAATAGGCAGCATTTTAATCCAGTCTAAGTGATTTGTTGAGTTGAGAAAATGCAATTTTTGAAAGCAATTTAACACGCCAGGCAGTTAAGATACAAAAGAAAGCTGCCATTGGTGCTaccaaaaaaaaagcaaatagGGATATTGGGCGTTGTTCACAAAGTCTCTGGAAatactctcttacacacacacacacacacacacacacacacacacacacacagtgattttCCTGCTCTACCTCCCAGTCCTCCAGCAGAAGGGCTAGCTGTGGGATTTAGCCACTAATCCAACAGCAGGCTCACTCACACCAATGGCCTCTGCTAGCACTAATGTAGCCACTAGACTAGAGCACTAGCCTCTCTtcaccacacaacacaagtaAATTGTCTATCCAGCGGTATGTGTCAAAACTAACAGGCCTGGTCGTGTTCCTGGTGCCGCCCTCCCCCCGCTTCTTGCATGTGTGAGGCTCACAGAAGTGCCTGCCCAGAACTCCCTCCGAAAGATTTTCTCCCTGCGtcagacccctccccctcccttctctcttctctcttctcttccctttccGACCTCTcgcttctctcgctctccctccccctACTGTGATGTAATCGCTAACTGCACTAAGcactctttcctccctccctctctctctctttctctttctctctccccctctctctctctctctctctccctctctcgctctctgtctcacgCAGACGGTGCAGTTGACAGCAGCAGTCGTCAGAGAGCGGGTGGGGAGAGCTGCGCGGCGGCCGCTAccggagaggagagaggcgaCATGGGCAACGCGCAGAAGAAGCCCCACGGCCGGGGCGATGGCGGAGGGGGAGGCAGGGGGGGCTGCAGCGCCGACAAGTACACGGTCACGCCGCccaagggagaggagggggccaGGAAAGGGCTGGCCAACGGCAACAGCGCCGCTCACCAGGCAGAGAAAGCCGACCGAGAGCGAGCGGAGCAGAGTAAGGTCAACCTGGACGCGCCGGCCGGGAACCTACCACCGCGGCTGGCCCGCCTCAAGAATGAAGGCAACCACCTCTTTAAGAACGGACAGTTTGGGGATGCTATTGGAAAGTACTCTCAGGCTATCGACGGCTACACTGAAGCaggtagcacacacacccctcccctcctctccccctgctAAGAtaatccttgtgtgtgtgttggcacttATGAGACCGAACGCAGTTGACTTTGAGCTAGGGGTGTGGGAATGAATGAAAGAGGTCTGATGCTGTGGTTCATTCTTGGGTAATTGGAGGAGAAGTTGTGACATGTTATGAGGAATTAATCTGATCCTGGTTATTTTTAGAGTGGACTTTCCTAACAAATCAATTAAGAGGGAGTATCTTCTGTGAAAGATTTTAAACCACATTCCAGCTTGTCTGGTCCGAGCAGTGAAGCACTAAAACCAATTCAAAGGTTGAGTTTAGTACTGGCTGTAAATATTATATTGCCACATATTTCAGAGGATGCATGACCAGTGGAGAGTCCATTGGATGTAACCTGCGTTCAATGACAGCTTTGTGACCTTTTGAGCTCCTGGTTTGTGCTTCTACGATAATAATAGGAGGTTTTACATGGAAAAGTATTTGGACATATGGCTTACTGAGCCTGTGGGGATGTGAAGTGAAGCATTTCTTTCCTGCTGGCACAGTCCCATCTGGTGAAAAAACagctatttttatttatttatttatttgcctgggcttttatgtatttatttatttatttcctggAGTCGTCTCCTCCTGAGCCTGAGTCAGGAATACATGCTCGGGCGCTGCGGTTCTCCCTCGGTTCATGTGACTCCTGACCACGCAGCGTGAAATTAGACCGCGCAGCACAACGCGGCCCATGGAAACCGCAACCATAAATCTGCCCCCCCTGTGCCGCCCACTCTCCCTTCATCAATACCCATCAGCCCCTTctccccacaccacacactcctgGCATTCTCAGACTTGCCCTCTAATTTGTTAAGCCTCTCCTTATCCGTCTGGAGTGAGTGGCATGAGAGCATGGGAGTGTTTAAGAACCTCCATCTTTTTTATCCAGAGACACTTCATATCTACCAGACAGGCTGGTAGGAACGCCATTGACGCAAGAGGGCACAGTATTTTGCCGTGAATGTTTGCATGGCAAAACGTACGGCCACGACCAAACTGGTTTGACaagcaggaggaggtgcagcTGCAGTCACAGCGTAAGCAGACCTGCCCCTCAGGttgtgtgtgcttgagggtaGGGACAcgtgtgagcacacacacacacacacacacacacacacacacacacaccacacacagacacacacacgcagacacacatacacaaacacacacacacactgaatcatCTGCCTCTTTCTGTTCAGACTCAGCGCTTAGTCGTTGAAGCAGAGTCCTGAATCCTGGAGGTCAGCTCCTGACGGCTTCGGTCCGCAGTCATACAGAAGTGCTGTTTTTTAGTAAATTagtgatttgttttttta is a genomic window of Alosa sapidissima isolate fAloSap1 chromosome 10, fAloSap1.pri, whole genome shotgun sequence containing:
- the spag1b gene encoding sperm-associated antigen 1, whose product is MSAEIVNGLLNTEVINSSKIPVEHLDYDYIQKCTDVGYLEKILKVLRSGEEGIYPHLIDFCEKHVEKLNPRSRALRKDKPAASAASLPKDEWSQISEELESWETEMRAGEVQLKQLPLFGDEENVPPIRGSNCSVQSTSASGVKKNKNKAPCPRDYKDWDKFDVEKECAKVDEVVTNDSARTVINHSHPKIKTNLHTSVLTEQEKVVLANREKDKGNEAFKTGDYEEALAYYSRSLSILPTVAAYNNRAQAEIKLQNWHKALSDCQKVLELEPANAKGLLRRATVQKHLGNLQLAVDDVNAVLHIEPHNEIAKKLLNELSKKMAERVPEKPAKRQKMLIEEIEEEEEEKEHEARDGAVDSSSRQRAGGESCAAAATGEERGDMGNAQKKPHGRGDGGGGGRGGCSADKYTVTPPKGEEGARKGLANGNSAAHQAEKADRERAEQSKVNLDAPAGNLPPRLARLKNEGNHLFKNGQFGDAIGKYSQAIDGYTEAGVDSPEDLCILYSNRAACYLKDGNSSDCITDCTKSLELQPFSLKPLLRRAMAYESLERYRNAYVDYKTVLQIDIGTQAAHDSVNRITRMLIEQDGPEWREKLPEIPMVPLSAQQHRREEPPSAEEAQARAERATQEAARKAEARFTLFKSDGNEFVKKGRYEEAVGKYSECLKLKSNECAIYTNRALCFVKLDRFAEAKQDCDAALALEPENKKAFYRRALANKGLKDYLACSTDLQEVLRLDSSVAEAERELQEVTELLRQSLAAAASPGKARRSVPITEVDDTEEAATKKQDTTTEQNHVDQAKSIAITQPANAYEFGQALSVARSHDDTAACAELLRLVAPETLPSYVSTYLDGHTLAFIMQALDDHLLDKEPGLVYQHLNHLHTAERFSMLLMLLDKDKRRQMTQLFEHLSAVESEDFSQNDVQNLANKYI